The following proteins are co-located in the Flammeovirga kamogawensis genome:
- a CDS encoding nucleotidyltransferase family protein, with the protein MDKKLAILIVAAGASKRLGRPKQLLKWRGETLLNHCIEKVSVLEESTTFLILGAYKNEIEDSLKSKTINVIDNQNWNEGLGSSIREGIYHIKQKKYTDVLIVLSDLPLLSIHYIKVLIASYYSSSKKIAVTSYGNVKGVPVIFNERYFSDLLQLKGDEGAKKIVQKFKEDTLVLESDVPYIDIDTEEAYLALLQLDK; encoded by the coding sequence ATGGATAAGAAATTAGCCATATTAATTGTTGCAGCAGGAGCGTCTAAACGGTTGGGAAGACCGAAACAACTACTAAAATGGAGAGGAGAAACATTATTAAACCATTGTATTGAAAAGGTAAGTGTTCTAGAAGAATCAACCACTTTTTTAATTTTAGGCGCTTATAAAAATGAAATAGAAGATAGTTTAAAATCAAAAACTATTAATGTGATTGATAACCAAAATTGGAATGAGGGGTTAGGGAGCTCTATTCGTGAAGGAATTTATCACATCAAACAAAAAAAATATACAGATGTACTTATTGTTTTAAGTGATTTACCTCTTTTATCAATACATTATATAAAAGTATTAATTGCCTCATATTATTCATCCTCTAAAAAAATAGCAGTAACTTCTTATGGAAACGTGAAGGGAGTTCCGGTTATATTTAATGAGCGATATTTTTCAGATCTTTTACAATTGAAAGGCGATGAAGGAGCAAAAAAAATAGTACAGAAATTTAAAGAGGATACCTTGGTTTTAGAATCTGATGTTCCATATATAGATATTGATACAGAAGAGGCTTATTTGGCTTTACTTCAACTAGATAAATAA
- a CDS encoding (2Fe-2S)-binding protein: MPEYTLKVNNKLRTFNVEADTPLLWVLRDELNLVGTKYGCGIGQCGACTVHLNGIAIRSCSFPITDVIDQEITTIEGLSENADHPLQEAWVELDVPQCGYCQSGQIMTAAAFLKDNPAPSVVDIRNAMHGNICRCAAYNRIEKAVALAATKS; this comes from the coding sequence ATGCCAGAATATACACTCAAAGTAAACAACAAACTACGCACTTTTAATGTGGAAGCTGATACCCCTCTTTTATGGGTATTAAGAGATGAATTAAATTTAGTAGGAACAAAATATGGTTGCGGAATAGGACAATGTGGTGCATGTACCGTACATCTTAATGGCATTGCAATAAGAAGTTGCAGTTTTCCAATTACAGATGTGATAGACCAAGAAATAACAACAATTGAAGGATTGTCAGAAAATGCAGACCATCCATTACAAGAAGCATGGGTAGAATTAGATGTTCCGCAATGTGGTTACTGCCAAAGTGGTCAAATTATGACTGCAGCAGCTTTCTTAAAAGATAATCCAGCTCCTTCTGTTGTAGATATTCGTAATGCAATGCATGGTAATATTTGCAGGTGTGCAGCATATAACAGAATAGAAAAAGCAGTGGCATTAGCAGCAACAAAATCCTAA
- a CDS encoding xanthine dehydrogenase family protein molybdopterin-binding subunit: protein MQPKEVTQQSRRNFLKTSLLTGGGLLMGLNFLGTSCAKNAEMPKSIEDLDFQSFNAYLKIADNNTVSIYAPNPEIGQGVKTSMPMIIAEELDIPWENVVVVQAGLNSEYKRQVAGGSQSIRLGWKNLRKAGATAKLMLLTAAANKWNIPVEECVAKQGVITNKKGDSIKYGDVVNEAALLEIPKKAPLKNVEDFTLIGKGIKNVDVEKIVKGESLFGLDYKYDGMKYAMLQRPPFGAKLASFDDTDTKKIKGVLTVVSFDNKVAVVAENTWAAMKGKEALKVEWKEIKKKESTAYHNEMMLAAFDKKGVEPMQSNGNFNTAVRNADMVIEQLYEAPFLPHNCMEPLNFFAHVTKNKILLVGPTQTPKNAAQKVAGNLGRKEEEVEVQMTRMGGGFGRRLNTDFAEEAAYVSNLSGYPVKVIFTREDDMTSGVYRPSVKYKIKATIKGGELTGYTIHEAVINRGMWKGISKYFPNGAIENYEVRSSAIECDTTIGWWRAPVTNFLGFAQESFLDDIASELKKDPIQFRLSLLDNAKRKKGIPYSPKRLQGVIKLVAEKGNWGKVEKGVYQGFAAYFSHNSYIAEIADITIENNKPVVKKVTVAVDCGILINKSGAKNQIEGSVIDGIGHALYGNLEVKDGVAQVNNFDHYQLIRMKDTPIVSTHFIESSENPSGLGEPGLPPASVAVANAYKKATGKRITKQPMMNEMIS from the coding sequence ATGCAACCAAAAGAAGTAACACAACAAAGCAGACGTAATTTTCTAAAAACATCACTTTTAACAGGTGGTGGATTATTGATGGGATTAAATTTTTTAGGAACATCATGTGCAAAAAATGCAGAAATGCCTAAGTCTATTGAGGATTTAGACTTTCAATCTTTCAATGCCTATTTAAAAATAGCAGATAATAATACAGTTTCTATTTATGCTCCCAATCCAGAAATTGGACAAGGGGTAAAAACTTCCATGCCCATGATTATTGCCGAGGAGTTAGATATTCCTTGGGAAAATGTTGTTGTTGTACAAGCAGGTTTAAATAGTGAATACAAACGCCAAGTGGCAGGAGGAAGTCAATCGATTCGTTTAGGGTGGAAAAATTTAAGAAAGGCAGGAGCAACAGCTAAATTAATGTTACTGACTGCTGCTGCAAATAAATGGAATATTCCTGTTGAAGAATGTGTAGCTAAGCAAGGTGTAATTACCAATAAGAAGGGTGATAGTATTAAATATGGAGATGTTGTTAACGAAGCAGCTCTATTAGAAATACCTAAAAAAGCACCTTTAAAAAATGTAGAAGATTTTACTTTAATAGGTAAAGGAATTAAGAATGTTGATGTAGAAAAAATAGTAAAAGGAGAATCTCTATTTGGCTTAGATTATAAGTATGATGGGATGAAATACGCTATGCTTCAACGTCCACCATTTGGAGCAAAGTTGGCTTCTTTTGATGATACAGATACTAAGAAGATAAAAGGAGTGCTAACGGTTGTTTCTTTTGATAATAAAGTTGCTGTAGTAGCCGAAAACACTTGGGCTGCTATGAAAGGAAAAGAAGCCTTGAAAGTTGAATGGAAAGAAATTAAAAAGAAGGAGTCTACAGCTTATCATAATGAAATGATGTTAGCTGCTTTCGATAAAAAAGGAGTAGAACCAATGCAATCCAATGGTAATTTTAATACAGCAGTCAGGAATGCAGATATGGTAATAGAACAACTTTATGAAGCTCCATTTTTACCTCATAACTGTATGGAACCACTAAACTTTTTTGCTCACGTAACAAAGAACAAAATACTATTGGTAGGCCCAACTCAGACCCCTAAAAATGCAGCTCAAAAAGTAGCAGGAAATTTAGGAAGAAAAGAAGAAGAGGTTGAAGTACAAATGACTCGTATGGGTGGTGGGTTTGGTAGAAGATTAAATACAGATTTTGCCGAAGAAGCTGCATATGTATCCAACCTTTCTGGTTATCCTGTTAAAGTAATTTTTACTAGAGAGGATGATATGACGTCTGGAGTATATAGGCCAAGCGTTAAATATAAAATAAAGGCAACTATAAAAGGAGGGGAACTTACTGGGTATACTATACATGAAGCTGTTATTAATAGAGGAATGTGGAAAGGTATATCAAAATATTTCCCAAATGGAGCAATTGAAAATTATGAAGTAAGATCTTCAGCTATTGAATGTGATACAACAATTGGGTGGTGGCGTGCTCCTGTAACTAACTTTTTAGGTTTTGCACAAGAATCATTTTTAGATGATATCGCTTCAGAATTAAAAAAAGATCCTATACAATTTAGGTTATCATTATTAGATAATGCTAAGAGGAAAAAAGGAATACCTTATTCACCAAAAAGATTACAGGGAGTAATTAAACTTGTAGCAGAGAAAGGAAATTGGGGTAAGGTAGAGAAAGGGGTTTACCAAGGATTTGCAGCTTACTTTAGTCATAATAGTTACATTGCTGAAATTGCAGATATAACAATAGAAAACAATAAACCTGTTGTGAAGAAAGTAACAGTAGCTGTTGATTGTGGTATTTTGATTAATAAATCAGGAGCAAAAAATCAGATAGAAGGTAGTGTAATTGATGGGATAGGCCATGCATTATACGGGAATTTAGAGGTTAAAGATGGAGTAGCACAGGTAAATAATTTTGATCATTATCAATTAATAAGAATGAAAGATACCCCAATAGTATCGACTCATTTTATAGAAAGTTCAGAAAACCCGTCAGGTTTAGGAGAGCCAGGTTTACCTCCTGCAAGTGTTGCAGTTGCTAATGCATATAAAAAGGCTACAGGTAAGCGTATTACAAAACAGCCAATGATGAATGAAATGATTAGTTAA
- a CDS encoding acyl-CoA desaturase, with translation MYIIIAFFILHWYTSLFFQTFFLHRYAAHAMFTMSKKTEKVFFVLTYIFQGSNYLSAYGYGIMHRMHHAFADTEEDPHSPKYSPSLFAMMWKTKNVYTDICKGKVKVDPKFTKNVPEWHSFDKFAGSGLSRLAWGAAYSALYIYCYMTYDLSPLIFLLLPIHFLMSPVHGAIINWFAHIYGYRNFEVSDTSTNFLPFDFLMMGESYHNNHHARGSRANFGGIRWHEIDPTYLIILALDKTGVIKLKNSVNSDKSKGTEKEKDVAMAI, from the coding sequence ATGTATATAATAATAGCTTTTTTCATACTTCACTGGTACACGTCGTTGTTTTTCCAGACATTCTTTTTACATAGATATGCAGCGCATGCTATGTTTACAATGTCTAAAAAAACAGAGAAAGTATTTTTTGTACTAACGTATATCTTCCAAGGTTCTAATTATTTAAGTGCCTATGGCTATGGTATTATGCATAGAATGCACCATGCATTTGCAGATACTGAAGAAGATCCGCATTCACCAAAGTATTCACCATCGTTGTTTGCAATGATGTGGAAAACTAAAAATGTGTATACTGATATTTGTAAAGGGAAAGTTAAGGTAGATCCAAAATTTACTAAGAATGTACCTGAATGGCATTCATTTGATAAATTTGCAGGTAGTGGTCTTAGTAGATTAGCATGGGGAGCAGCATATTCTGCACTCTACATCTACTGTTACATGACTTATGATTTATCACCACTTATTTTTCTATTACTACCAATTCATTTCTTAATGTCGCCAGTTCATGGTGCTATTATTAACTGGTTTGCACATATCTATGGATATAGAAACTTTGAAGTAAGTGATACATCAACAAACTTCCTTCCTTTTGATTTCTTAATGATGGGTGAATCATATCACAATAACCATCATGCAAGAGGATCAAGAGCAAATTTTGGAGGAATTAGATGGCACGAAATTGATCCAACATATTTAATTATTCTAGCACTTGATAAAACTGGTGTAATTAAGTTGAAGAATTCTGTGAACTCAGATAAATCTAAAGGCACAGAAAAAGAAAAAGATGTAGCAATGGCTATTTAA
- a CDS encoding IS3 family transposase: protein MLGLNRQIYYRSKRKVKKNNSIASKVVDLVKRIRLKQTKIGTRKLYQLLLPELQLLNVGRDKLFDIMRANRLDIKPKKQYHVTTNSHHRFKKHKNLIEHLEINRPEQVLVSDITYIGERSNPMYLSLVTDAYSKKIMGLNVSDSLNANGAIAALKEALKNRNYADLPMIHHSDRGLQYCSHEYQRHLQENKVLCSMTESYDPYQNAVAERINGILKQEFILGIKINDLDLMNKFIRESVYIYNNERPHWSNYMKTPVEMHQQSEIKMRTYKSKNSTELTPDAINI, encoded by the coding sequence TTGCTTGGGTTAAATCGACAAATTTATTATCGTTCGAAAAGGAAAGTAAAAAAGAATAATAGTATTGCATCTAAAGTAGTAGACTTAGTGAAAAGAATTCGTTTGAAGCAAACTAAAATAGGGACAAGGAAATTATATCAATTACTTCTTCCTGAATTGCAATTACTAAATGTAGGTAGAGATAAGCTTTTTGATATCATGAGGGCTAATCGACTCGATATCAAGCCTAAAAAACAATATCATGTCACTACAAATTCTCATCACAGGTTTAAAAAGCATAAAAACCTTATTGAGCATTTGGAAATAAATAGACCTGAACAAGTATTAGTTTCTGATATAACTTACATAGGTGAGCGAAGTAACCCAATGTATCTATCCTTAGTAACAGATGCCTATTCTAAGAAAATAATGGGGTTAAATGTATCAGATAGTTTGAATGCAAATGGAGCTATTGCAGCATTAAAAGAAGCACTGAAAAATAGAAACTATGCTGATTTACCAATGATACACCATTCAGATAGAGGATTACAATATTGTAGTCACGAGTATCAACGACATCTTCAGGAAAATAAAGTATTGTGCTCGATGACGGAATCTTACGATCCTTATCAAAATGCGGTAGCAGAAAGAATAAACGGAATTCTTAAGCAAGAATTTATTTTAGGAATAAAAATTAATGATCTCGATTTAATGAATAAATTTATTAGAGAATCTGTATATATTTACAATAATGAAAGGCCTCATTGGAGTAATTATATGAAGACACCTGTTGAGATGCATCAGCAAAGTGAAATAAAAATGAGAACTTATAAAAGTAAAAATAGCACCGAGCTTACACCCGATGCTATCAATATATAA
- a CDS encoding transposase translates to MNEDQEYQYTKRTQKDYSYSFKLQVVDEVERGEIGITAARLKYGIQGHGTIRTWIRKYGNLDWDNKSDLKMGKTPEQKLLELEQKVLLLEKQKASLEKQLYVTDKKAIFFDMMIDIAEDEFNIPIRKKSLPKQLTNSKKKKK, encoded by the coding sequence ATGAATGAAGATCAAGAATATCAGTACACTAAACGTACACAAAAAGATTACAGCTACTCTTTTAAATTACAAGTTGTAGATGAAGTGGAACGAGGGGAAATAGGTATAACGGCAGCAAGACTTAAATATGGAATACAAGGTCATGGTACCATCCGTACTTGGATAAGAAAGTATGGTAATTTAGATTGGGATAATAAATCTGATTTAAAAATGGGAAAGACACCAGAACAAAAATTATTGGAGCTAGAACAAAAGGTTCTATTATTAGAGAAGCAAAAAGCTTCTTTAGAAAAACAACTCTACGTAACAGATAAAAAAGCAATTTTCTTTGATATGATGATCGATATTGCTGAGGATGAGTTTAATATTCCTATTAGAAAAAAGTCTTTACCCAAGCAGTTGACCAATTCAAAAAAGAAGAAAAAATAG
- a CDS encoding ferredoxin, with the protein MAKITITHQRDKCIGCNYCVEFAPDRWVMSKKDGKATLVGGVNRKGFYSLKLSPIELEENQKAADACPVKIIQVREY; encoded by the coding sequence ATGGCAAAAATCACAATTACACATCAGCGAGATAAATGTATTGGATGTAATTACTGCGTAGAGTTTGCTCCTGATAGATGGGTAATGTCTAAAAAAGACGGTAAAGCTACACTAGTTGGAGGTGTAAACCGAAAAGGTTTCTATTCTCTTAAGTTAAGTCCTATCGAATTAGAAGAAAATCAGAAAGCAGCAGATGCTTGCCCTGTAAAAATTATTCAGGTAAGAGAGTACTAA
- a CDS encoding peptidase U32 family protein has product MDHKYKKPATRRPVELMAPAGGFDSMMAAIQGGADSIYFGVEQLNMRARASMNFTLEDLDEVAKICNEHGVRSYLTLNTIIYEHDLSIMRRVVDRVKEAGITAIIASDQAVIAYAFRVGVEVHISTQVNITNAETVRFYATFADVMVLSRELSMVQMKTICDTIKNENITGPNGELVEVEVFAHGALCMAVSGKCYLSLHTQNSSANRGACVQNCRRKYKVIDIEDGHELEIDNEYIMSPEDLCTIDFLDQLLDTGIKVLKIEGRGKGPEYVKCVVECYREAIEAYYDGTYSKALGEELKERMTQVYNRGFWGGYYLGQEMGKWTDQHGSKAKTRKVYLGTGRRYFKNISVAEFSLETLKVKVGDKLLITGPTTGVVETVVEELHVNDDGKQEMAVKGDIFSIKLDTQIRPSDKLYKVVDAETIEA; this is encoded by the coding sequence GTGGATCACAAATATAAAAAACCGGCAACTAGACGTCCTGTTGAGCTAATGGCTCCTGCAGGTGGATTCGATTCGATGATGGCCGCCATTCAAGGTGGTGCAGATTCTATCTATTTTGGTGTCGAGCAGTTAAATATGCGTGCTCGTGCTTCAATGAACTTCACACTAGAAGACCTAGATGAAGTAGCTAAGATTTGTAACGAGCATGGTGTTAGGAGCTACTTAACACTTAATACAATTATATATGAACACGACCTTTCTATTATGCGTCGTGTTGTTGATAGAGTAAAAGAAGCAGGGATTACTGCAATCATTGCTTCTGACCAAGCTGTAATTGCTTATGCCTTTAGAGTTGGTGTAGAAGTTCATATTTCTACTCAAGTAAACATTACAAATGCAGAAACTGTTCGTTTCTACGCAACATTTGCAGATGTAATGGTACTTTCTAGAGAGTTAAGTATGGTACAGATGAAAACAATCTGTGATACTATTAAGAATGAAAACATTACTGGACCTAATGGTGAATTAGTTGAAGTAGAAGTTTTTGCTCACGGTGCTTTATGCATGGCTGTATCAGGAAAATGTTACTTGAGTCTTCATACACAAAACTCTTCTGCTAACAGAGGAGCATGTGTACAAAACTGTCGTCGTAAATATAAAGTAATTGATATTGAAGACGGACATGAATTAGAGATAGACAATGAGTACATTATGTCTCCTGAAGACTTATGTACAATTGACTTCTTAGATCAATTATTAGATACTGGTATTAAGGTATTGAAAATTGAAGGTAGAGGTAAAGGACCTGAATATGTAAAATGTGTTGTAGAATGTTATCGCGAAGCAATTGAAGCTTATTATGACGGTACATACTCTAAAGCTTTAGGTGAAGAACTTAAAGAACGTATGACTCAAGTTTACAACCGTGGATTCTGGGGTGGATATTACCTTGGTCAAGAAATGGGTAAATGGACAGACCAACATGGTTCTAAAGCAAAAACAAGAAAAGTTTATCTTGGAACTGGACGTAGATACTTTAAAAATATCAGCGTTGCAGAGTTCAGCTTAGAAACTTTAAAAGTAAAAGTTGGTGATAAATTATTAATCACTGGCCCTACAACTGGAGTTGTTGAAACGGTAGTTGAAGAACTACACGTTAATGATGATGGTAAGCAAGAGATGGCGGTAAAAGGAGATATCTTTAGTATTAAGCTAGATACTCAAATTAGACCATCTGATAAATTATATAAAGTAGTAGATGCTGAAACAATAGAAGCATAA
- a CDS encoding helix-turn-helix domain-containing protein, whose amino-acid sequence MIDLLTLRIKNMVCERCILTVWQALIDAGAVVERVDLGVAYISVPLSVDQRKEIEQTFKKLGFSFLNDKQSSLVEGVKNFIHHKFSNLDEKQWTSTLSEELQKELGKDYTTISTLFSNTEGITIEKYLSNQKVEKVKEFLSYNEMSLSQIADVLGYSSTQYLSRKFKQSTGMTPSEFKKNSHKPLRKSLSI is encoded by the coding sequence ATGATAGACCTTTTAACCCTCAGAATCAAGAACATGGTATGCGAAAGATGCATACTTACGGTATGGCAAGCACTTATAGATGCTGGAGCTGTAGTCGAAAGAGTAGACCTAGGGGTTGCTTATATTTCTGTTCCGTTATCAGTGGATCAGAGGAAAGAAATTGAACAAACTTTTAAAAAACTAGGTTTTTCTTTTTTAAATGATAAACAATCAAGCTTAGTAGAAGGGGTAAAGAACTTTATTCATCATAAATTTTCTAACCTAGATGAAAAACAATGGACCTCTACATTATCAGAAGAGCTTCAAAAAGAATTAGGCAAAGATTATACAACAATTAGTACACTTTTTTCTAATACAGAAGGAATAACAATAGAGAAGTATTTATCAAACCAAAAGGTAGAAAAGGTTAAAGAATTTTTGTCGTATAATGAGATGAGTTTAAGTCAAATAGCTGATGTTTTAGGCTATAGTAGTACTCAATATTTATCTAGAAAATTTAAACAGTCTACAGGCATGACTCCATCAGAATTTAAAAAGAATAGTCATAAGCCCTTAAGAAAGAGTTTGTCAATCTAG
- a CDS encoding PAS domain-containing sensor histidine kinase yields the protein MTKKDQFYNNLLRIQRLNSSGETSPKEFMESLLLYVLEYEQAFYGSICKIEEGNDIVECVSRFNKKIITLPETNSFVNRVIEEKKIIKEVDQYQLVGCPFINDQTNEVFGVMVLITAPKYIDIDHFALEQAILVGEGVMSNIEVKSPSVLRKQLDNSIQEKISFKPFFTDSANLCTVTDPDSGDFVYLNQSWVRTLGFSIEELKSYPFVNWLHQDDISETIRVFQDVCEGKSIRSFINRYRTKWGEYRYLEWDASLIAENGLIYGMAKDITKQHENHEKLFFQSTILRGVQDSVLVIDLKGNVSFVNDAVIALTGYPRTYLLGRPLDVILKGFDRSKSLEVTVDDFLKDDNNIELHIGTRNGVYIWVEVRTSILYDVYGDAIGYLGIIKDITPRKEYEDTLMKRNEALSKANKELDNFVYRVSHDLRAPITSALGLIELSMTATPEEVKEYLMLQQRSLTKLDGFIHDILNYSRNNRMELRPTKVNIEELLKSTIDQYKFINNYAETLISINVETENDLYCDESRLAVILNNIISNAYKFTSIRPNASITINAHVISTDLIMKISDNGIGIREQHLNKIFDMFYRATDVNNGSGLGLYIVHEAVKKLGGEIAVQSVLNHGTTFDIVIPNLWSIFPKEIKEERATN from the coding sequence ATGACTAAAAAAGATCAATTTTATAATAACTTATTAAGAATACAGCGGTTGAATTCTTCGGGTGAAACATCACCTAAGGAGTTTATGGAATCGTTGCTTCTTTATGTTTTAGAATATGAACAAGCTTTTTATGGGTCTATTTGTAAGATCGAAGAAGGTAATGATATAGTTGAATGTGTATCAAGATTCAATAAAAAAATAATAACACTGCCAGAAACAAATAGCTTTGTTAATAGAGTTATTGAAGAAAAAAAAATTATTAAGGAGGTTGATCAATATCAATTAGTTGGCTGCCCATTTATTAATGATCAGACGAATGAAGTATTTGGAGTAATGGTTTTAATTACTGCTCCAAAGTATATTGATATTGATCATTTTGCTTTGGAACAAGCTATTTTAGTAGGGGAGGGTGTGATGTCTAATATTGAAGTAAAATCACCTTCAGTTTTAAGAAAACAGTTAGATAATTCAATTCAAGAGAAGATATCGTTTAAGCCATTTTTTACAGATTCAGCCAATTTATGTACAGTTACTGATCCTGATTCTGGTGATTTTGTTTATCTAAATCAATCTTGGGTGAGAACACTAGGCTTTTCAATAGAAGAATTAAAGTCTTACCCATTTGTAAATTGGTTACATCAAGATGATATAAGTGAAACAATACGTGTTTTTCAGGATGTCTGTGAAGGAAAATCAATAAGGTCTTTTATAAATAGATACCGGACGAAATGGGGAGAATATCGCTATTTAGAATGGGATGCCTCTTTAATTGCTGAAAATGGTCTTATCTACGGAATGGCCAAAGATATTACGAAGCAACACGAAAATCATGAAAAATTATTCTTTCAATCTACAATTCTGAGAGGTGTTCAAGATAGCGTCTTAGTAATTGATTTAAAAGGGAATGTATCTTTTGTAAACGATGCTGTAATTGCATTAACGGGGTATCCAAGAACGTATTTATTAGGAAGACCTTTAGACGTAATTCTTAAAGGATTTGATAGAAGTAAATCACTTGAGGTTACAGTAGATGACTTTCTGAAGGATGACAACAATATAGAATTACATATAGGAACACGTAATGGTGTTTACATTTGGGTTGAGGTTAGAACGAGTATTTTATATGATGTTTATGGTGATGCTATTGGCTATTTAGGGATTATAAAAGATATTACACCAAGAAAAGAATACGAAGATACGCTCATGAAAAGAAATGAAGCGTTGAGTAAAGCAAATAAGGAGTTAGATAATTTTGTATATAGAGTTTCTCATGATTTGAGAGCACCTATTACTTCTGCATTAGGGTTGATAGAATTAAGTATGACTGCTACCCCAGAAGAAGTAAAGGAATATTTGATGCTACAGCAGAGAAGTTTAACAAAACTAGATGGATTCATTCATGACATTTTGAATTATTCGCGAAATAATAGAATGGAGTTACGTCCAACTAAGGTGAATATTGAGGAGTTATTAAAATCAACAATAGATCAGTATAAGTTTATTAATAACTATGCAGAAACATTGATTTCTATCAATGTAGAAACAGAAAATGATTTGTACTGTGATGAATCTCGTTTAGCTGTTATTCTTAACAATATAATTTCTAATGCCTATAAGTTCACATCGATTAGACCGAATGCTAGTATTACAATAAATGCACATGTAATATCGACAGATCTAATTATGAAAATCTCAGATAATGGAATTGGTATAAGAGAACAACATCTTAATAAGATTTTTGATATGTTCTATAGAGCTACAGATGTAAATAATGGGTCGGGCTTAGGTTTGTATATTGTACATGAAGCTGTTAAAAAATTAGGTGGAGAAATAGCAGTTCAATCTGTTTTAAATCATGGTACAACCTTTGATATTGTGATTCCTAATTTATGGAGTATTTTTCCAAAGGAGATAAAAGAAGAAAGAGCTACCAACTAA